In Euphorbia lathyris chromosome 10, ddEupLath1.1, whole genome shotgun sequence, a single genomic region encodes these proteins:
- the LOC136208879 gene encoding receptor-like protein 46 → MSKPGLFISLLFILFTTSFSCPDYQKQALLQFKSLIIKTLDSSPISDYSLFGFDSWNSSSDCCQWELVGCNNHSSVTALYFYSLVSSSQDQLSIPSSVLSPLFHIHTLMFLDLSLNHILGQIPSNMFSNLTRLFHLDLMLNNFTGSIPPQLFQLKYLQYLDLSSNGLTGTLTRGIASLKSLRVLKLDYNSLAGNVPEEIGNLTMLQQLSLRGNRIVGRIPSSVLYLKELQVLDLRENGLTMEIPDKIGDLANLTTLSLSNNRIIGGIPSSIKKLKTLKVLRLQDNLLGGGIPAWLFQLSSLKELFLGGNNLIWDNSLRIVPRCMLTQLSLKSCGLKGRIPEWISSQKTLNFLDLSKNMLEGSFPQWLAEIDLSLIVLSDNKLTGFVPARLFESLSLSVLSLSRNNFSGELPDNIGNANGIIVLMLAENNFSGKIPESISEIYRLILLDLSRNKFSGKVPIFKPDALLAYVDLSSNEFSGEFPVTFSEETMILSLGNNNFSGRLPRNLTNMNKLQHLDLHDNKISGEIPTFLYQISALQVLSLRNNSLEGSIPTSIANITSLRILDLSNNKLNGEVPDTFGNLIGMIETPNTFASIADVFTTGFEFNDLVVNWKNSKQGLSSHSLDIYSFLDLSNNQISGEIPTSIGHLRGLKLLNVSYNRLSGRIPESFGDLESVEGLDLSHNRLSGSIPKTLSKLQQLSTLDLSYNNLQGQIPVGGQMDTMDNPDYYANNSGLCGMQIKVPCPTAEPPAPKEPEEKEAWFSWGAAGIGYSVGLLASVTIIFFSGLIQWLPPRNIRYMRRRRRV, encoded by the coding sequence ATGTCCAAACCAGGCTTGTTCATATCCCTGCTCTTCATTCTCTTCACCACTTCCTTTTCCTGTCCTGATTATCAAAAGCAAGCCCTTCTCCAATTCAAATCCTTGATCATCAAAACCCTTGACTCTTCCCCCATTTCTGATTACTCTCTTTTCGGCTTCGATTCTTGGAATTCCAGCTCTGATTGTTGCCAATGGGAACTGGTGGGCTGTAATAACCATTCATCTGTCACAGCTCTCTATTTTTACTCTCTAGTTTCATCATCTCAAGACCAATTATCAATCCCTTCTTCAGTTTTATCACCTCTTTTCCACATTCATACTTTGATGTTTCTCGATTTATCCTTAAATCACATACTCGGTCAGATTCCATCTAACATGTTTTCCAATCTTACCAGGTTGTTTCATCTTGACTTGATGCTTAACAACTTCACTGGATCAATTCCTCCTCAGCTTTTTCAACTCAAGTATCTTCAGTATCTCGATTTGAGCAGTAACGGCCTTACTGGTACACTAACTCGGGGCATTGCTTCTCTTAAGAGCCTGAGAGTGTTGAAATTGGATTATAATTCTTTAGCAGGAAATGTCCCTGAAGAAATTGGAAACCTGACAATGTTACAGCAGTTGAGTCTTCGTGGAAACCGAATCGTTGGTCGGATTCCATCTTCAGTTCTCTATCTGAAGGAGTTGCAGGTTCTGGATTTGAGGGAAAATGGTTTAACAATGGAGATTCCTGATAAAATTGGTGATCTTGCTAACCTGACAACTCTGTCTTTGAGCAATAACAGGATAATTGGGGGAATACCATCTTCAATTAAGAAACTGAAAACCCTGAAAGTTCTCAGATTGCAAGATAACTTGCTCGGAGGAGGAATTCCGGCATGGTTGTTTCAGCTAAGCAGCCTGAAGGAACTATTTCTTGGAGGGAATAATCTGATTTGGGATAACAGTTTACGGATAGTGCCGAGATGTATGTTAACACAGTTATCCTTGAAATCGTGTGGTCTTAAAGGAAGAATCCCGGAATGGATATCGAGTCAGAAGACACTTAATTTCTTGGATTTGAGTAAAAACATGCTTGAAGGATCATTCCCTCAATGGCTAGCTGAAATTGATTTGAGTCTCATTGTTCTTTCTGATAACAAGCTCACAGGTTTTGTTCCTGCGCGTCTGTTTGAATCTCTGAGTTTATCTGTTCTTTCCTTGTCAAGGAACAATTTCTCTGGAGAATTGCCAGATAATATTGGAAATGCCAATGGAATTATAGTTCTCATGCTAGCTGAAAACAACTTCTCAGGGAAGATTCCAGAGTCTATATCTGAGATTTATCGCCTCATTCTGTTGGACTTGTCGAGAAATAAATTCTCAGGGAAAGTGCCAATCTTCAAACCTGATGCATTGCTAGCTTATGTTGATTTATCATCTAATGAGTTCTCAGGTGAATTTCCAGTGACCTTTTCTGAAGAAACCATGATTCTTTCTCTTGGAAACAATAACTTCTCTGGCAGATTACCAAGGAACCTCACTAACATGAACAAGCTTCAACATCTTGATCTCCATGACAATAAAATTTCTGGTGAAATTCCAACATTTCTCTACCAGATTTCTGCTCTCCAAGTCCTGAGCTTGCGTAACAACTCACTCGAAGGTTCTATTCCCACCAGCATCGCCAATATCACTAGCCTTCGAATTCTTGATTTATCAAACAACAAACTCAATGGAGAAGTTCCGGACACGTTTGGCAATCTAATTGGAATGATAGAAACACCCAATACCTTTGCATCCATAGCAGATGTTTTCACCACTGGGTTCGAATTCAATGATTTGGTAGTTAACTGGAAGAACTCAAAACAAGGTTTATCAAGCCACAGCCTTGACATCTATTCCTTTCTAGACCTGTCAAACAACCAAATTTCAGGTGAAATCCCAACTTCAATAGGTCACTTAAGGGGTCTGAAGTTGCTGAATGTTTCTTATAACCGCCTTTCGGGCAGAATACCAGAAAGTTTCGGAGATTTAGAGAGCGTCGAAGGCCTGGACTTGTCACACAACAGATTGTCTGGCTCCATTCCTAAGACATTATCAAAGTTGCAACAACTTTCTACTCTGGATTTGAGCTACAACAACCTCCAGGGTCAGATACCGGTGGGAGGGCAAATGGATACGATGGATAATCCGGACTATTATGCGAACAACAGTGGGTTATGTGGTATGCAGATTAAGGTACCATGTCCAACAGCTGAGCCACCTGCACCTAAAGAGCCAGAAGAGAAGGAAGCTTGGTTTTCCTGGGGAGCTGCCGGTATTGGATATTCAGTTGGCCTATTAGCATCGGTGACAATAATATTTTTCAGTGGACTTATTCAGTGGCTGCCACCTCGAAATATCCGTTACATGCGTAGGAGGAGAAGAGTTTAA
- the LOC136208880 gene encoding FT-interacting protein 1-like, producing the protein MHSANQPNRPSDENDYSLKDTNPQLGERWPAAAAAASGGRGWMNNERYTSTYDLVEQMSYLYVRVVKAKDLPPSSITASCDPYVEIKLGNYKGRTKHFDKRMNPEWNQVFAFSKDRIQSSILEVFVKDKEMLAKDDYLGRVIFDLNEIPTRVPPDSPLAPQWYRLEERRGGGKVRGDIMLAVWMGTQADEAFPEAWHADASSVYGEGVLSIRSKVYVSPKLWYLRINVIEAQDVVPNDRSRIPEVLVKVQVGNQVLKTKTFPIRTTNPLWNEDLVFVVAEPFEEQLQLTVEDHVHPSRDDVLGKINLPLSVFEKRQDHRPVHSRWFNLEKFGFGVLEADRRKELKFASRIHLRACLEGGYHVLDESTMYISDQRPTARQLWKQPVGILEVGILGAQGLLPMKMKDARGSTDAYCVAKYGQKWVRTRTILNTFNPKWNEQYTWEVYDPCTVITLGVFDNCHLGGGEKPNAADSRIGKVRIRLSTLEAFRIYTHSHPLLVLHPNGVKKMGELQLAVRFTTLSLANMIYVYGRPLLPKMHYLHPLTVNQVDNLRYQAMSIVAVRLARAEPPLRKEVVEYMLDVDSHMWSMRRSKANFFRIMSLLSGFFSMSRWFSDICQWKNPVTSVLVHILFLILIWYPELILPTIFLYMFLIGLWNYRFRPRHPPHMDTKLSWAEAVHPDELDEEFDTFPTSRSHDLVRMRYDRLRSVAGRIQTVVGDIATQGERLGSVLSWRDPRATSLFVMFCLCTALVLYVTPFRVVALVAGLYYMRHPKFRSKLPSVPSNFFKRLPARTDSLL; encoded by the coding sequence ATGCACTCTGCTAATCAGCCTAACCGTCCCAGTGATGAAAATGACTATAGTTTGAAGGACACTAATCCCCAGCTCGGGGAACGGTGgcctgctgctgctgctgctgcttctGGAGGAAGAGGATGGATGAATAATGAGAGATATACCAGCACTTATGACCTTGTTGAGCAGATGTCTTATCTATATGTTCGAGTTGTCAAGGCTAAAGATCTTCCTCCCAGCTCCATTACCGCAAGCTGTGATCCTTATGTGGAAATTAAGCTCGGGAACTACAAGGGGAGGACAAAGCATTTCGACAAGAGAATGAACCCCGAGTGGAACCAGGTCTTTGCTTTCTCAAAAGACCGGATTCAGTCATCAATATTGGAAGTCTTTGTCAAAGACAAAGAAATGTTGGCAAAAGATGATTATCTCGGAAGGGTAATTTTCGACTTGAATGAAATTCCTACAAGAGTTCCACCTGATAGTCCGCTGGCTCCTCAGTGGTATAGACTGGAGGAACGTCGTGGGGGAGGGAAGGTACGGGGAGATATCATGCTTGCAGTTTGGATGGGGACACAGGCGGACGAAGCCTTTCCAGAAGCATGGCACGCAGATGCTTCCTCGGTCTATGGAGAAGGTGTTCTCAGCATCAGATCAAAGGTATATGTATCACCGAAATTATGGTACTTGAGGATCAATGTGATTGAGGCTCAAGATGTTGTGCCAAATGATAGAAGCCGCATCCCAGAAGTACTTGTAAAAGTTCAGGTTGGGAATCAAGTTCTCAAGACCAAGACATTCCCAATTCGAACAACCAATCCGCTCTGGAATGAGGATTTGGTGTTCGTTGTAGCTGAGCCTTTTGAGGAGCAGCTGCAACTTACCGTTGAGGATCATGTGCATCCTTCAAGAGATGATGTCTTAGGAAAGATAAACCTTCCACTCAGCGTTTTTGAGAAGCGACAAGATCACAGACCAGTTCATTCCCGCTGGTTCAATCTAGAGAAATTTGGCTTCGGTGTATTGGAGGCTGACAGGAGGAAAGAGCTCAAATTTGCTAGCAGAATTCATCTAAGAGCTTGTCTTGAAGGCGGATACCATGTCCTCGATGAATCGACAATGTACATCAGCGATCAAAGGCCAACAGCCAGGCAGCTGTGGAAACAGCCTGTAGGGATATTGGAAGTAGGCATATTGGGTGCACAAGGTCTTCTACCAATGAAGATGAAAGATGCCAGAGGAAGCACAGATGCTTATTGCGTAGCTAAGTATGGTCAGAAGTGGGTCCGAACTCGCACAATTCTCAACACGTTTAATCCGAAATGGAACGAGCAGTACACTTGGGAAGTCTATGATCCCTGCACAGTAATAACTTTAGGTGTTTTTGACAACTGCCATTTAGGAGGAGGCGAAAAACCAAATGCAGCAGATTCAAGGATTGGAAAAGTGAGAATTCGATTATCTACCTTGGAAGCTTTTCGTATCTACACGCATTCCCACCCACTTCTTGTTCTGCATCCAAATGGAGTGAAGAAAATGGGTGAACTGCAACTCGCTGTCCGATTCACTACACTGTCTTTGGCCAACATGATATATGTGTACGGTCGTCCTTTGCTGCCTAAAATGCATTACCTGCATCCATTAACAGTGAATCAAGTAGACAATCTAAGATACCAAGCAATGAGTATTGTGGCAGTGAGGCTTGCTCGAGCCGAACCGCCTTTGAGAAAAGAGGTGGTGGAGTACATGTTAGATGTGGATTCTCACATGTGGAGCATGAGAAGAAGCAAAGCTAATTTCTTCAGAATCATGTCACTTCTCTCCGGTTTCTTCTCCATGAGCCGatggttcagtgatatttgcCAGTGGAAGAATCCAGTCACATCAGTACTAGTTCATATTCTGTTTCTGATACTGATTTGGTATCCAGAGTTGATACTCCCAACTATATTTCTTTACATGTTCCTTATTGGTTTATGGAACTACAGATTCCGGCCGAGGCATCCACCTCATATGGACACAAAACTATCTTGGGCAGAAGCTGTACACCCAGATGAACTCGATGAAGAATTTGACACGTTTCCTACTAGTCGATCCCATGATCTTGTTCGGATGAGGTATGACAGGCTAAGAAGTGTTGCAGGAAGAATTCAAACAGTTGTAGGAGACATTGCCACACAAGGGGAGAGGTTAGGATCTGTGCTTAGCTGGAGAGATCCAAGAGCAACCAGTCTTTTCGTTATGTTCTGTCTTTGTACAGCATTGGTGCTTTATGTCACACCGTTCAGAGTGGTGGCTCTGGTTGCCGGACTTTATTATATGCGGCATCCCAAATTCCGAAGCAAGCTGCCCTCTGTTCCCAGCAATTTCTTCAAGAGATTGCCAGCAAGAACAGATAGCTTATTATAA